The following are encoded together in the Candidatus Margulisiibacteriota bacterium genome:
- a CDS encoding 6,7-dimethyl-8-ribityllumazine synthase: MPKVFEGQLSATGKKFAVIVARFNSFISQKLLEGTVDCLSRHGGQDENIEIIWVPGAFEIPLFAKKLATKKKYDAIICLGTVIRGSTPHFDYVAAEVSKGVAHVSLTEDVPVIFGVLTTDTIEQAIERAGTKSGNKGWDAALAAIECVDLSSQIK; this comes from the coding sequence ATGCCTAAGGTATTTGAAGGACAATTATCTGCAACCGGGAAAAAATTTGCAGTTATAGTTGCCAGATTTAATTCTTTTATATCTCAGAAATTACTCGAAGGAACAGTAGATTGCCTATCACGCCATGGCGGTCAGGATGAAAATATCGAAATAATCTGGGTTCCTGGTGCTTTTGAAATACCTCTATTCGCTAAAAAGCTGGCTACAAAGAAAAAATATGATGCAATAATCTGTCTGGGAACTGTTATCAGAGGGAGCACTCCTCATTTTGATTATGTTGCGGCAGAAGTATCAAAAGGGGTAGCTCATGTATCCTTAACTGAAGACGTTCCTGTGATTTTTGGTGTGCTTACAACTGATACGATTGAGCAGGCAATAGAGCGTGCTGGTACAAAATCAGGTAATAAAGGCTGGGATGCAGCACTAGCCGCAATAGAATGTGTAGATCTTTCTTCACAAATTAAATAG